GCGTCTTTATCTGGAATAAGTGTTCATAAGACTGTTAATTAGAAGGGAAATCGAAGGAACTTTGCTCAAAACTTTGTGACTATTGTTGTTCTGAGAACTCATCATTTTACTCACTTTCCCAGTAACTGGATTCACTTTGAACTTTTTGACGAACTCTAAGATAGCTTGCAACTCGAATACGTTGCCGTCTGCGTCGCAATATGGATCGTCAAAGGGCTGAAGACATAAACAGCAGTGATCAAATGGTAGCCGTTTAAATGTAGTGTCCTCTTCCTTACTGGTGCCTGATCTCTTGCCACCGTACAGTGTAGTCCACTCCGTGTAcgttaagtacctataatatagCAAAATAGTTACAATATACAGAACATTAGGTAAAAATATCATTGAAAGAAAGTTGAAGTAAAACTTGCATTTTATCCTTTTGATGCTGTCGTTTCCCCATTTTGGTGTTTGGTTTTCTTCACGCGCGAATAGAtaaaatgagaaaataaaagtaattttattcaattacttCGTGTTCAGTAGAAAACTTGgaattataaaattgataaacaACACCACGAAATAGCCATCCATTAACTGTCAAGCTGTCAAGTGTCATACCATAGAGTAATGTAGATTAACCCGTTGACTGAAGCGAAGTAATAGCAGTCGCGTTCCAGGTACGTAGTAATAtggaaatcaattaaaataatagtaccATTATCCCTTTCGAAGTAGGTAAcataattttgtgaattttacTTTGAAGAGTGTTTGCTGTTTGCCCATATAAATCAGGGTATATTGTAAAGAAtcgtttttctttttagtttatgCTCGCCTATGGCACGAATTTGCAGTGAATATAACTCTTTGTGCGGGAGCTCAGACAATTTTGACATTTTCCATGATCCCTATAATAAATTTAAGCGCAATATAAATGcctcttataaattaaattttgcacaAAATTTGAATAGTACCTTGTAATTTGCCTCGTAtcgattcttcttcttttttttattattatttttgttatgcatagtttggtttagtttagtttaatttaagttatttttaatttgaacgttGTGCGCACCTATAATTGACATATTTACGCAGCACTTATTAGAATTGTAAACGTATATATGTGAACGTATTTGTAAAtagttgttggtgtgcctaaataaataaataaataaataaatagttttaaccATAGACCACACATCTATTGCAAAAAATACCGGCGGCTCAGTTGGCAAcaccgaattaaaaaaaaaagtcaaaaaatgTCGGAATGTGGTTGTGCTTCGTCTTgtaatttttcttaatttcgTTAGTTTAATGTCTAATTATTGCTTACTTTACCAGCAATAAACTAgcataattagtttaattattcTGTAAGTATCCTTACATCATAAGTTCTTTATTTACTTGCATTTGTTTTATGTCTGAGCTTGTGTGCATTCTGTGAATTTCAGTGGTTGTTTGTGTTGGTGAGGGTGACAGACAAATGGATGAAATGTGGTAGAAGTGGATCGAACTGAAGCTCCTTAATCCTTGCCGGAACACACCACATTCGAGTTTAATCTTTGATTAAGGTATACTTAATTCATGTATCTCTTATCACGAGCGGTATTAGTGCGGAAAGTAACAGGCTGCCTATTACGCTTTGCAGTGCGGGGCATCTAACACGGAGACATTACATTAATAGCGTTGCACAAATTTTGCACAAGTCGTGGATGAAATTTGTTGTATACTAAATAATACGTATCGGGAGCCGTCTTTTTCATTCAATTGGGTCACTGGTGAATCAAAAACTTGTAAATTATCGGATAACGCCAGCCCACAAGATGGCCGACTGTTATTCGTAAGGtacaaataaatctttttcCATTAATTTACgcattgttatttgttattttgagttCAACAGTTCAGCAATTGTCGGTAGagcatagtattttttatttattttgaggcTGACGCTTTGTGTTATAAGTGCAGAGATTAGCAATGTCTTTGTTCTTGTGATTTTGTTcttgcttgaaaaaaaaaaacatttcttttggTTTTGTTACTAAATGTGATTTGCGATGTAGTTGTTGCTGCATTTATGACATATGCAATTATCTAACAATGATCATTGGAGTTCATTTCACTCTCTTCATGTCATTGCACTTTCATACTTGCTCATAACAATGTAGTGTCaataaacttgtttattttggaACACCATTGGTATGAtgcaaaatcattttaaaacaagtatcattttgttttgtaaccaTGACAGCATGTGTTCATCATTTTATCAGCATCCACATCCATAACCGTAGTCACACCATCAAGGCTTTTTAACTAGTCGCTTTGTGGTTAGCGGAATGAGACGTTTGGTGCTTTTAGATAATGAGCGGTGCGTCTGGTTCATCAGGGAGTGGTACGGGACGCGGCAGAGGAGGGACTGGCTCTAACGGGGCCACAGCAGACAGCAAACCggatacaaaagaaaataaaccaaatcCTAAGATGTCGAAGGCACTAGGCACGTCAGCCAAGCGGATCCAGAAGGAACTTGCAGAGATTACACTAGACCCCCCGCCGAACTGCAGTGCGGGGCCTAAAGGAGATAACTTGTATGAATGGGTGTCCACCATCTTGGGACCGCCCGGCTCAGTTTACGAAGGTGGCGTTTTCTTTTTGGACATACACTTCTCTCCAGAATACCCATTCAAGCCACctaaggtatttatttttctatattgaATAATTtccacttatatttttattttcgttggTTCCGTAATAATTGTTGCATGTATGTTTGTGTACGATTTGAgtatgttttgaaataatttacattgaATAGGGCTAGAATTGATATTTCACTCTAGAATGAAAACACCTTTACACTGAAATCAACCTTTTAGCCTCATTTTTTCAAAAGCTTTGTTTTCTATAGAATAGATCCATTAACAAATAAACAGCTAAATAGTAAATGTACAATCTATTTACGAatgattaatatgtatttaacacAAAATTTGTTAGTCATTCAGTCATTGATTACTATCAATTGAATCAGTTAATCAAGGCAATAaatcatcataataatattgatttgcAATAATGCATTATagtgttactattattttgtagtagcggcttataatgataatgatgattggAAATTAACTTTCTTTGAACTGGTAGATTCCAgaatataatatagaaaaatatcaaTCTTCCCTTATAGagctcatttttatttactctttacttttgtaaatacatacaaagtaaGCAGTGTAagtgattaaattaaattaataattaacgaaacattcaaataaaaacgcAGTAAATATCTAGTGCCACACAACTTATTCACACAGGGTATTGATCTACTCAATACACACATATTGTATATCAATAATGGTTTATCGGTTCCCCTTGAATAAACTTACCTATAACTATTCGTCAGTAACGATGTCTAGCAACGCCCTCCGCCGGCCGTGCTTCAACCCCACGTGGGGTCGCCGGCCGCCccagtatttaattaataccgACATCCCTTCACTCGCCATTGTCCgacaaatcaatcaatcaatgtgTCCTGCCGATATAAAAGCGCGAAAAGTAATCATCTGGGGTTGTTTGTTAGTCTTTCATACCAGGACCGAAAGGCTGATAATTCCTTAAAATAATATGGGtatgttttctttcattttcaaaaatatacaccTTTCATACGAAGCGGGACTTTAAATGAGTTAACGCTCTGGCTTTTTTAAAAGGAAGGAAATTAAAATTCGTAATGCAGCCTTTTCTATACAATTTTTAAGGTTGGACTTGCTTTCTGGTTTTCAATGAACTTGATGATGTTGGAAATAGTTGGTTGGATTTAGGACAAGGATACCACCAAAAATACATCTCAGCTCATTACATCAATCACTGTCATGCGTTCGCGGATCATATTTTTGAGTCATCAGCGTGTATCATTTACTCTGTTCGGTCAGTTTTAACCTTTTCCGTGATGCGcaaataaattaagatacaAAATATAACGACCCTCGATTTTATGAGCGTTTCTCAAAATGCACATTTgattttgttcgcgaacaaaattGTACGCGTCAGCGCGAGTCGCGAGTCCACTGCTAGCAAGTGTTCGTTcgcaaaggttgcaatttcgcggacattttagaaatgttcgcacaaCACAACAGATTACACATTTGTGTGCGTCACAGTGCCTCACACCGGTGGAATCTCGCCCTTACATTTTATCGCGAATATAATCTTTACCTCATCTTAAATGGTATCCTAATTATTGGTTTTTGTTTGATGTCTGCCTGAGTAGGTAGTCCGGTTCTCAGAAATACTTTTGGGTTAACCTTAGGTTTTAAATTAGTTATTGTGAAGTTAGAATTTAGGATTGAGAGTTAGATACGGCCACAACGTCGATGGTTGCTCAGtcttctttcacgcaaaaaatgCTGGGTGGATTTTGGTGAAACTTAGCCCTACTTGGCAGTTCTAGAGCTTCTACATTAGAACAACACAAAGCCTAAATTTTATCTGGGACCGGAAAGTAGATCCTTCAggaagcgagtgaaaccgctgacagaagcttttcataaataattgtgtataattttaaatcaacctTGCAAAGGTGATGCTCGTTACTGCATTCATTAAATCACAGTGAACTTATTCCTCTTAGGAATGGCGTGAGACAAGATTAATTTCGGTCCCCACTATAAATAGCTGATTGCGTCACACTACCTACCTGTATCCTTTTCCGCGATGCAGTTTCGTTTATGCGAATTATATTGTCTTTGCTACGGAATTTGGTGAGGCTATAAACCTGATAGATATCTTATAATTCTGGATAAGACATTGTACACTTTATCAagtaacatcatctgcctagccttttcccaactgtgttggggtcggcttccagtatcaagtaacaagaatattattaatcaaGAACACTTCTAATCGATTTTCACTTACTTAAAATaagctattatttttaaccccaCATTTTCCGTCGACGCAACAGCACCGATAATACCCTATCATGGATGttgatacttaaaataataatgttatgtaatGACACTGAAAGGTTATCAACTTCCAAACATGTGCATCCCGCAtttaatactaatattgaaCGTTATCTGTTTCAGGTGACATTCCGCACTAGGATATATCATTGTAACATCAATAGCCAGGGAGTGATATGTCTAGATATTCTCAAAGACAACTGGTCGCCGGCGCTGACAATATCGAAAGTTTTACTATCAATATGCTCCTTGCTTACTGACTGTAATCCAGGTAAGATACttgttaattaacttaatttgtTATTCTTATAaggacattaattttatttaatgtcaatTTGGTTGTGTCCAGTAAAGTTGTGATCGAAAATGTGTACAGTGAGCTCTGTTGGATTCGGTTGGTCAAATGCTCTAAACAGAGATAAATGATATTAATTATTGAGATTCACGGATCGGTTTATTAAAACTGCAAGgcattaagtaaaaaaaatgaatctGCCTAATACCACTTGGTGGTTGTCgtgaatataaaatatgtaacacCACGCGCGGCTTTATAAAATCCATACCATGTAGCATGTTTCTACTTTCTAACACAAAAGCTTGATCCCTAGTCTCTTGGGTCAAAGCCCTTTCGTCCTCAATGTCCTGATGTTTTGTTCAGGCCTCTATCGCCGGGGTTATTTATATCATACTAGTTTGTAATgtggtatttattaaaaatcaatgGTGGGTAATGGATAGTGTCAATTCTTATTAAAAGATAACGTGTTCAAATAGATATGGTAACATTATCTATTTTTGtgacacaagttaattaatttttgtagtGTAAacgtaaatattgtaattaatcgtttttattatttcataattaaatgattatgtgtttttaaagtTAGTTGCGCCATCGTTGAATGATGAGTTCATTGTCTTGTAACGTCTGGTCATTGTACTCATATAAAGAGCAAAAGAACTAATTTTATTGCTCAACCTTTTAAATGGTATTTTTAAGAAGCCTCCTGGTATTTTTTAGTCTGCATCGTTATATTTATAGTGCATTTGATGATATAATTATGCAGACTGAAGACCACATCCCTACTAAATTAAGTGACTTGAGAAGACTAATACAGGATATTGTACTAATAGTTATTGTTTGTATTCCAGCGGATCCTCTAGTGGGCAGCATCGCGACGCAGTATCTGCAGAACAGAGAGGAGCACGACCGCATCGCGCGCCTGTGGACCAAGCGCTACGCGACATGATTGCGCTgcccccgcgccgccgcacgGAACAACCTGCACTATCATACTCAATACCATTCTGTTCTAAATCCATCCTGTTCACGTAAATGTAAGCTTATAACGTTATATCCGATCAGTACGCGCTGCTCGCGACACATTTGTTCGCTCGCTCACTCCGCGAACAAATGTGCCACCTCCGGCGACCGATGTTTATACAGCTTATTAATTTTTAGTTGCAATTAATGTGATGTCAAAATGCTTAATGACGGTctgaattatataattttatttagaatgaTGAACGATTTATTTGTGATTTGAATGATTTTCTGTTAATGTTTCTAGCTCTGTGTTATACAAAATACAGTGATAAGTTTACTAATGAAAGTGTATCGTAGGTTTAACCAGTGATTTGAGTCAATTTTGCCGCTATAACGCGATGATCTCATACACTCTTCAACTGTTACTACTTATGTGTAAGTATGTCGGGACTATTgcgatacctacctactattataTTTGGGAATAAATCGCATATTGtcttgtaaaaatgtttttaatttcaggGTAATACTTGCATGTCTCATTGGATCTAGTATATTTTGaaagacaatattttaaactgCTGTCAGTGCTCACCATTTAGATTTTGGTCAATATATTAGggaaaaaacaataacacaatataaacaaattacataaaacacgAAAATAATCCGACCTGTTTAAAATATTAGCGCTATGCGTTAAAATGAAACAGCAGTTTTTCACTATATGTATAACTTTCATACACACGCTACGGCCGCCAATAATGTCTTCAAATTGATTACTGAATGGTTGTAATTTCTCATGTAATTCGTATAGTATTCGTGTAGTACTTATATTTCTCGGATAGTATGTGACACAACTGGCAGCATTGACAAGTACAAACTTTATGGTTTAAAAATTTCATGAATTGCAAACCAATCCATTATCGACTTCAATGCTTTGTAATTATAGTTAAGGAAATCTTATTTCAAGATGACGAGGCAAATCAGTTGCTTATTTTCTAGTGAGATGTCACATGTTGACTGAGGTgacgaaaagaaaaaatagttttgtgaATGTTTATGTGATGGCTAGTGTCGAAGGGTCAAGTTGTAGATCAGCCGGTACTTCGGAGTACtacgtattatatttattaatcgAATCTAGtttggttttaatattattattcgcGAAGGCCGAATTAACGTCATAAAAGCCTTATTTGACTGAAAAAGAAAGTTACATTAGATAGGTTTTTCAACTTGGTCCATTTTGTTAAGGATATGATAGTCAAATTATTTGGAATTTTTGTGACTTCGTAACAAAAGGATTTTTGGGGacgtattgtttgtttgtttttaattgtgcAATCTAATGCGGTGTTATATACAAAATCTtgagttatatttttacattatgtatCACTATAGTAAACGACTTTAACAAGGATTGTGTAGGATAGGTCTGGGAAATAATtaataacctatttatttttataatatgaacTTATGAAAGCATATTGCGCACTGTGTTATATCTTTTCATTATAATTGTTTGAAGTAAAGTGATTCGACAATATGTATTATGCGGTGTCGTCATGGAAGCAGCCGACTGTGGATTTGATAGTATGTTTTACTTGTTATCACATATCAATGTAACACCTGGACGAAGAAATGacatttagatttatttgttacaaTGATTTTGACTACGTTTTACCATTATCTTCATGAAGTGCCAAAACTCGGGCACATTGGCCTCCGCTCCAGTCTGACATCTCCAACTTTTCTAAAATATTCCGTTTAGTATGTAAACAGTATTAgatgtaagttattttattgtctAGATAATGTATAATGTATGTCTTAACCCTAGTACTAGAATTTTAGCGTTGTAATGATTTTAGCTAAAGGAGTACGTATGTCGCGCGTATATGAATGTTTTGGTGATACCGTCGtgaaaatgaagattttataaaATGGGTGATATCGCGAGTGTCGGAACTGGTGCTGTGAGATTCAGATGCTTGCGACATACTAATGAATACTGATAACTGTATTCGGGACTGGTATATTTTGTCAttgtgattttttaattattttatactgtgACTAGAAATGTGTTGCTTGCAAGACAACAGCTGTATTTAACGCGACTGATGTTCCTCGAAATTCAACGTTCATGCTCTGATACCTAATAACCATCCTTTGTTATTACGATTTATATCATGGtataaaataggaaaataaaaatgtgtgtaacTAGGACACTGAATGCTGTTTCATTATATTCCtgattaaaacacatttttggaTAATgcagattttattataaatatacatgACCTAGAAACACTTTCCAATCCAAACGTTACAATGATCTAATGTTTCCGTTTTTAAATTAGATGCAATCCTTTCTATTCATTAGAAAATATGATTTGGACTTCGCAAGCGAAGAGAGATCGCGTCATGCTTGTTACATTGCGTCTAATCGACAAACGAATCGTATATAAATctaatataagtaataataaatgtgCACCACTTCTACATTGGTTAAATATGAATAGTAAAAGGTACAATCATTATTTAATACTATAAAGTTGAATTGAGATTTTACGTAAGTATAAAAAAGTAGGAAATTCCGATAAGGTTTTTGGCATAATGTATCCATTCTATTCGAAAAATCAGTCTTCTACACTGAGCACACTTGATTGTGAACTTGAAAAATCTGTGCATTGTGCTTTATCATTATCACTCCCATTAATTGCAAATATATATGGCAAAGTTAAGATTACAcgcattttatattgaaaatacaGTACCTTCTGTTACTAGCACTTACAAGTTATGTAAACATTAaatcttacaataaaataaacaaattatctggaataataacaataataaaattaattacttcaaaatatacaaagaatcGTAGAGGTGTACTTGATCACAacttagttaaataaaatgaagtaggtatttGTGGAAAATATTGGGCACTGCTATGAACTAGATCTAgggataatataaaaataccgcTGAATTTGCTTATACAGTCTCGTACTGACTGCGGATGGAGCGAGCGAGGCAGCATGCGAATATTACACCCAGcagctgaaaaagaaaatacaagaCATTAGGTAAAGatagataataatgttttatgttgtaTGTTCTATCGATAGAATACAGATTTTAAGCTTCAAGTAAAATAGGTGTTATCCATCACAAGAACTGAACTGGAACACAACATGCAATAATTTCTTCATGGTTCTAAGTACCGACATCATGGTCTCCttcacataacaaagatttcttGCCTATTTTTAAGCTCTTGACAAGATCCTCTCCTGaacttttatatgaaaaacattGAAGTAAAAACTGAATATTACCTGTACAATAGCGACTCCTATGCCGACCCCTCCGAGCACCATAGCAATATCCCTGAAGTAAGTAACGAGTTTATCAAGGCAGCCTTCAGTGTGGAAGTGTTCGGACTTGTCGGTGCAGGGCGCGGGCACTCCACCGCTGATCTCCTGGCCTGAGCAGCAGGTGCTGGGCATGCTGATGTTGTTGGCAGCCCAGTCGTTGGGGCTGTAGATGCCGCAGCATTGCAACTGGAATTTGTAAGTTGGGTGGTTAGTTTGTGTCAGGATTTTCGGTCTAGAGagtaatgtatttaaatatcctTCTTTTCTTAAAAATCTTATAGCATATTCCTGTATTTGTCTTTGAAACTATTACTTTTTCATTGGTCTCTCAATAAATCCAATTTTTACGTGATGATACATTGTCATTGGAGGCCAATTTAGATCTTTCGAATGCTAAAAACTCGACTGTGAGGctacttttattttcagatgtAAGACTTTTGTTACCGGGATTCAAAATAATGACTGGTCTGTGTAACACGTAAATTGTAGGGATGCGATACACAAAGGAAACATTAGTCTGCAAGCAAACACATTGAACGGGTAATGTAACCTGAATTAGTAACGTTTGCGGTTGTTATCTGAATATAGCCTTTCAATACCTAGCaacttagttttctttttagttaTATTAGGCAGGTATTGTTAGATATGCTACAGGGTAGGTCATGTTTGTCTTAAGTATTTAGGTAGGCATGACGTCATGCATCTAAATCTTTTCAGTTTATGCAAGTTTTCCTTCCCTGTTTGTCTGGTATTGCTAACGAATTACTTATAGCATAATAACCTGACCTTCAAGATGactctttcaaacaaatatcagaaaaaaggtaacttaataactttaagtGTTCGTCCAACAAATAACAAGAAACTAGAACTTTAAGTAATAATATCAAGGGTTTCCTTACATCAGTCTGCACAATGTCGAAGGTCTTGGCAACGTCCTTGTTAGTGGGGTACTCCTTGATGGTCTTGTTCAAGTGGGCCACTATGGAGTTCTCCAAGTCCTGGTGCTTCATATATCCTGCGATGCCGACAGCCAGCTCAGCCACGAAGATCACTAGCAGGAACACTGAGAACTGGAACATAAAGTGATAAAATGTTAGGACTGTGTTTGTAGGTGGAGCTTTGGTTGGGCAATAGAAGATGTTAGTCAGCGAATATTTATTGTGTCTCTTTAAAGAGTCATGACAGTTTTCACTATAGGTGGATGACGTCAGCATATGCTACTAGCTATTCCTGCGACCCGAACGGTAGACAGCAATTAATAACATTCAAATCAAATCCTCTATTTTGCAAAGAATGTGTGTCAAGTCTAAAGTCAAGTTCCGAAgaattatgttaatttgaaTCATCCGCTGACGAACAACAGGATTTTGAATGAATGCCATATACCTACTTTGTAGTTGCAAATCAAAGCATATTTCAAAATGCCTAAGAAGAGGGTCGTTTCGTCGACAGACGTAATTAaggcattttaattaaattacacagCACGCCATATGTACAAGTGACGACACAATCCACAAAATGCATCCTATCAGATTGTCCCAGTTGTAACAATTGCGgtgctttgtttgtttatctagAATCTAGAACATCTATCTGTTGTGTGTGTTTATCTCTCTACTAGACGTAGTCACAATGCAGATATTGTGAACTGTGACGTCACTTGGCAGCAAAACGTAGGTCGTCCGCCTAATTTTTTCCGTATCTACACGAGGGCGAAAACTGCGCAGCGGTTATTTACTGAAGTGCCCCGGTGGCAAtaattaaatttgtttttacttttttttagacaatGAGATCCACATCTTTTATAAGTGgtagcttccgccagtggtttCATCCACTTCGACACCCCTGGAGGGACTATTTCCCTTCCCGAGGATAAAAAGTAGGATAGGTGTACCTAGCTATATGTATTTCCCACtgcaagtttcatcaaaatcaattcagtagttttgcgtgaaagaggaacaaacattcaTTGGATAACAAAAGTAGGATTGAATCTGACCATAAtcaagtattatttaatttgtttagaaTTAGCCATCTGCGCTGTTTGTTACGAGATTTGAAAACAATCGATATAGCGTTCAGATTTCGTTTGTAGCAGGCATGTTTGCAAAACATAATTATGGTACAGTCGTTACGCTTAGTGAGCGCAAATGACTCTGCTATTATAAAACACATTGCGATTTTGATATACGGATCAGAAAAACACGTttccaacaaataaatacatgtaaaaaaaattgttatattcAAATTCCCCTTTAATGAATAAGAAAGAACAAAggtacttcattatttattgtaaacacGAGTAGTGTTTATTACTCTTTAACAAGAACGtattaattttatcttgttTACCTACGAAGACTAAGGACCTACTTTCTATCATATCTTAGAATTAATCATCAGTCTATTTTAATCTAAATCTTTTATTTGTTGCTTCcttaacaaaatatgaataacgCAGGACAGGGAATGTACCTCTATCAACAATTAGCCTATCTACCTATGAGGCACCtacgtttttatatttatcggAGATATTGACTAAAATGAAAAGCTTAAATAAAATGTCtctgaaacatattttttaccctttgtgtacaatttatatttttattctaatataatTCTGTAAATGATATCTTTTTATAAACATGTTTACAGTTTACGACTATCCTCATGGTATCTCCAATATAATGCGCCGCGTAGTTATTTTCCAAGTAAGTGAACAGGGTTATCTCAGAAGTTTCCGTCGCAATACTAATCGGTTATTGATTCTTATATCGCAGCCAATTTGTGAGGGCTTTTAAACTGACCGAATAACCTAttttagctaaaaataaaaaggcagCCACTAGGCTTAAGTAGGATTTAATCAAAGTATCATCCAGTCTTATTTTCTGATTCATTTAAATTGTTCAACAACCTACTGCATTTCTCTAGGAACCTGATTAATCACTTTTAGTGCCACCTGTATATTAAAATATCCTCATCAGTGTTCGAGTAACCAAAGTTCTTGGAAAGTTTTTACGGCGGTGTTCTTATATTTTACCTGCCATTTTTTTGGGTCTATTGTGCGCAAACCTTCGTTGCTGACCACGggtctaaaattattatttatggaagTATTGTCGCAGTCAAGTGTCGCGAATGTAGAAATAAATCCCAGTAAGAAGTGAATGTAGCATAATTTGAACAGGTAATACTTACAAGGAAAACGACTAACACACATTAAACCGATGTGGCTATAACCAGTTTCTGCACAAGCTCAGTTATATTTCTTGGAAGTTAAAAAAACCCATCTTTTTGGCACGAGTTGCTTTGAGGACCTTTCATTGCTCAAACTTTCTAATGATGATTGGGAATTGTATTGAatttgtct
This window of the Helicoverpa armigera isolate CAAS_96S chromosome 9, ASM3070526v1, whole genome shotgun sequence genome carries:
- the LOC110372702 gene encoding ubiquitin-conjugating enzyme E2-24 kDa isoform X2 — protein: MSKALGTSAKRIQKELAEITLDPPPNCSAGPKGDNLYEWVSTILGPPGSVYEGGVFFLDIHFSPEYPFKPPKVTFRTRIYHCNINSQGVICLDILKDNWSPALTISKVLLSICSLLTDCNPADPLVGSIATQYLQNREEHDRIARLWTKRYAT
- the LOC110372701 gene encoding CD63 antigen → MAIGAGMSCVKYLLFCFNLLFAITGLIILIVGIKAEINSSPYIDLTDENFYTSGPIVLIIVGVIVFIVAFFGCCGAVKENHCMIVTFSVFLLVIFVAELAVGIAGYMKHQDLENSIVAHLNKTIKEYPTNKDVAKTFDIVQTDLQCCGIYSPNDWAANNISMPSTCCSGQEISGGVPAPCTDKSEHFHTEGCLDKLVTYFRDIAMVLGGVGIGVAIVQLLGVIFACCLARSIRSQYETV
- the LOC110372702 gene encoding ubiquitin-conjugating enzyme E2-24 kDa isoform X1, yielding MSGASGSSGSGTGRGRGGTGSNGATADSKPDTKENKPNPKMSKALGTSAKRIQKELAEITLDPPPNCSAGPKGDNLYEWVSTILGPPGSVYEGGVFFLDIHFSPEYPFKPPKVTFRTRIYHCNINSQGVICLDILKDNWSPALTISKVLLSICSLLTDCNPADPLVGSIATQYLQNREEHDRIARLWTKRYAT